The following coding sequences lie in one Streptomyces albofaciens JCM 4342 genomic window:
- a CDS encoding alpha/beta fold hydrolase, with product MLRTAAVNGITLTYEDTGEADGATVLLVHGHPFDHTMWAPQTAALAAAGHRVLVPDLRGYGASQVVPGTTRLEVFAADLAALLDHLHVTEPVVLGGLSMGGQIAMECARGFPHRLRALVLAGTFAHAETPEGRRARNAMADRLLREGMDGYAEEVLDKMIAPRTIAGRPAVAEHVRRMMRGTPPEGAAAALRGRAERHDYTGTLARLAVPALVAVGRDDTYTPVADAEFLRARIPDARLTVVEDAAHLPNLEQPDAFNAALTAFVAALPERVG from the coding sequence GTGCTGCGTACCGCTGCCGTCAACGGCATCACTCTCACATACGAGGACACCGGCGAAGCGGACGGCGCGACCGTCCTCCTCGTCCACGGGCACCCCTTCGACCACACGATGTGGGCCCCGCAGACCGCCGCCCTGGCCGCCGCCGGCCACCGCGTCCTCGTCCCCGACCTGCGCGGCTACGGCGCTTCACAGGTCGTGCCGGGCACCACCCGCCTGGAGGTCTTCGCGGCCGACCTCGCCGCGCTGCTCGACCACCTGCACGTGACGGAGCCGGTCGTCCTCGGCGGTCTGTCGATGGGCGGCCAGATCGCCATGGAGTGCGCCCGCGGCTTCCCCCACCGACTGCGCGCCCTGGTCCTCGCGGGCACCTTCGCCCACGCCGAGACACCCGAGGGCCGCCGGGCCCGCAACGCCATGGCCGACCGGCTGCTGCGCGAAGGCATGGACGGATATGCGGAAGAGGTCCTCGACAAGATGATCGCGCCGCGCACCATTGCCGGGCGGCCCGCGGTGGCGGAGCACGTGCGCCGCATGATGCGCGGCACACCGCCCGAGGGCGCCGCCGCCGCGCTCCGGGGCCGCGCCGAACGCCACGACTACACCGGTACGCTCGCCCGGCTCGCCGTCCCGGCCCTGGTGGCCGTCGGCCGCGACGACACGTACACGCCGGTCGCCGACGCCGAGTTCCTGCGCGCCCGCATCCCGGACGCCCGTCTCACGGTCGTCGAGGACGCCGCCCACCTGCCCAACCTGGAGCAGCCGGACGCCTTCAACGCGGCGCTCACCGCCTTTGTCGCGGCGCTCCCGGAACGCGTCG
- a CDS encoding PLP-dependent aminotransferase family protein, producing the protein MEDYQRIADAVAADITAGRLRPGDRLATQRAFARAHGIANSTATRVYRELARRGLTVGEVGRGTYVRAAQHSPGPALAEPADPARRPRVNLELNYPEVPEQAALLAQGLAPLLRPDVLSAALTVAPATGSPAAREACAALLARGDFRPDPDGLLFAGNGRQAIAGALAALVPPGGRLGVEALTYPLVKSVAARLGVTLVPLAGDAYGLLPDAVRAAHRGAPLHAVYLQPTLHNPLGVTMPAERRAELADTLRALDLWAVEDAVWSFLLDDDRQAGLPPLAALAPERTLLIDSLSKRLSPGLTVGLVLAPPARAERVAAALRSGGWTAGAFALNATVRWLRDGAVTAIVEAKRRDAAARQALVRERLAGFRVHADPAAYFAWWELPAPWRAETFLAAAARRGIAVTPAAAFAVGPEGAHGAAPAPNAVRVALAAPAADELAYALAALAAIARGTPEDSVPD; encoded by the coding sequence GTGGAGGACTACCAGCGCATCGCCGACGCCGTCGCGGCCGACATCACCGCCGGGCGGCTGCGCCCCGGCGACCGGCTCGCCACCCAGCGCGCCTTCGCCCGCGCCCACGGCATCGCCAACTCCACCGCCACCCGCGTCTACCGGGAACTGGCCCGCCGCGGGCTGACCGTCGGCGAGGTCGGCCGCGGCACGTACGTACGCGCCGCACAGCACAGCCCCGGACCCGCGCTGGCCGAGCCCGCCGACCCGGCCCGCCGCCCCCGCGTCAACCTCGAACTGAACTACCCCGAGGTCCCCGAGCAGGCCGCCCTCCTGGCCCAGGGCCTGGCGCCCCTGCTGCGCCCCGACGTGCTGAGCGCGGCCCTGACGGTGGCCCCCGCCACCGGCTCCCCGGCCGCTCGCGAAGCCTGCGCCGCCCTCCTGGCCCGCGGGGACTTCCGGCCCGACCCGGACGGCCTGCTGTTCGCGGGCAACGGGCGCCAGGCCATCGCCGGCGCGCTCGCCGCGCTGGTGCCGCCCGGCGGGCGCCTGGGCGTCGAAGCGCTCACATATCCGCTGGTCAAGTCGGTCGCCGCCCGGCTGGGCGTCACCCTCGTACCACTGGCCGGCGACGCGTACGGACTGCTGCCCGACGCCGTACGGGCCGCCCACCGCGGCGCCCCGCTGCACGCCGTCTACCTCCAGCCGACGCTGCACAACCCGCTCGGCGTGACCATGCCGGCCGAGCGCCGGGCCGAGCTGGCCGACACCCTCCGCGCGCTGGACCTGTGGGCCGTCGAGGACGCCGTCTGGTCCTTCCTGCTCGACGACGACCGGCAGGCCGGCCTCCCGCCGCTGGCCGCGCTCGCCCCCGAACGCACGCTCCTGATCGACAGCCTCTCCAAGCGCCTGTCGCCCGGCCTGACCGTCGGCCTGGTCCTGGCGCCGCCCGCCCGCGCCGAGCGGGTCGCAGCGGCTCTGCGCTCCGGCGGCTGGACGGCCGGCGCCTTCGCCCTGAACGCCACGGTCCGCTGGCTGCGCGACGGCGCGGTCACCGCGATCGTGGAGGCCAAGCGCCGGGACGCCGCCGCCCGGCAGGCCCTCGTCCGCGAGCGGCTGGCCGGATTCCGCGTCCATGCCGACCCGGCCGCCTACTTCGCCTGGTGGGAGCTGCCCGCGCCGTGGCGCGCCGAGACCTTCCTCGCGGCCGCCGCGCGGCGCGGCATCGCCGTCACACCGGCCGCCGCGTTCGCCGTCGGCCCGGAGGGCGCGCACGGCGCCGCGCCCGCCCCGAACGCCGTCCGCGTCGCCCTCGCGGCCCCCGCCGCCGACGAGCTGGCGTACGCGCTGGCCGCGCTGGCCGCCATCGCCCGGGGCACCCCCGAGGACTCCGTACCGGACTGA
- a CDS encoding class II 3-deoxy-7-phosphoheptulonate synthase has protein sequence MTVNAEIHAGGNTWRDLPAAQQPEWPDQEALRDVIAELESYPPLVFAGECDQLRERLGAVARGEAFLLQGGDCAEAFDAVSAEHIRNKLKTLLQMGAVLTYAGSVPVVKVGRIAGQYSKPRSKPTETRDGVTLPTYRGDSVNGFEFTAEARIPDPQRLKRMYHASAATLNLVRAFTTGGYADLRQVHAWNQDFVKSSPSGQRYEALAREIDRALNFMNACGVDPEEFKTVEFYSSHEALVLDYESALTRTDSRTGKLYDVSGHMVWIGERTRQLDGAHIEFASRIRNPIGVKLGPTTTAEDALTLIERLDPEREPGRLTFITRMGADKIRDKLPELVEKVTASGAKVAWICDPMHGNTFEAASGHKTRRFDDVLDEVKGFFEVHKGLGTHPGGIHVELTGDDVTECVGGGDEIFVDDLHQRYETACDPRLNRSQSLDLAFLVAEMYRDQ, from the coding sequence GTGACCGTGAACGCTGAAATCCACGCCGGTGGCAACACCTGGCGAGACCTGCCCGCGGCGCAGCAGCCCGAATGGCCGGACCAAGAGGCTCTGCGCGATGTGATCGCCGAGCTGGAGTCCTATCCGCCGCTCGTCTTCGCCGGCGAGTGCGACCAGCTGCGTGAGCGCCTGGGCGCGGTCGCCCGGGGCGAGGCGTTCCTGCTCCAGGGCGGCGACTGCGCGGAGGCGTTCGACGCCGTCTCGGCCGAGCACATCCGCAACAAGCTCAAGACCCTGCTCCAGATGGGCGCGGTCCTCACGTACGCCGGGTCGGTCCCGGTCGTCAAGGTGGGCCGGATCGCCGGCCAGTACAGCAAGCCGCGCTCCAAGCCGACCGAGACCCGCGACGGCGTGACGCTGCCGACCTACCGCGGCGACTCCGTCAACGGCTTCGAGTTCACCGCCGAGGCCCGCATCCCGGACCCGCAGCGCCTGAAGCGGATGTACCACGCCTCCGCCGCGACGCTGAACCTGGTGCGCGCCTTCACCACCGGCGGCTACGCCGACCTGCGCCAGGTGCACGCCTGGAACCAGGACTTCGTGAAGTCCTCCCCGTCCGGGCAGCGTTACGAGGCGCTGGCGCGCGAGATCGACCGGGCGCTGAACTTCATGAACGCCTGCGGGGTGGACCCGGAGGAGTTCAAGACGGTGGAGTTCTACTCCTCCCACGAGGCGCTCGTGCTGGACTACGAGTCCGCGCTGACCCGTACGGACTCCCGTACCGGCAAGCTGTACGACGTGTCGGGACACATGGTCTGGATCGGGGAGCGCACCCGCCAACTGGACGGCGCGCACATCGAGTTCGCCTCCCGCATCCGCAACCCGATCGGCGTCAAGCTGGGCCCGACGACGACCGCCGAGGACGCGCTCACCCTCATCGAGCGCCTCGACCCGGAGCGCGAGCCGGGCCGGCTGACCTTCATCACCCGCATGGGCGCGGACAAGATCCGCGACAAGCTGCCCGAGCTGGTCGAGAAGGTCACCGCCTCCGGCGCCAAGGTCGCCTGGATCTGCGACCCGATGCACGGCAACACCTTCGAGGCCGCCTCCGGTCACAAGACCCGGCGCTTCGACGACGTGCTGGACGAGGTCAAGGGCTTCTTCGAGGTGCACAAGGGCCTCGGTACGCACCCGGGCGGCATCCACGTCGAGCTGACCGGCGACGATGTCACCGAGTGCGTCGGCGGCGGCGACGAGATCTTCGTCGACGACCTTCACCAGCGCTACGAGACCGCCTGCGACCCGCGGCTCAACCGCAGCCAGTCGCTGGACCTGGCGTTCCTGGTGGCGGAGATGTACCGGGACCAGTAG
- a CDS encoding (2Fe-2S)-binding protein, whose amino-acid sequence MYVCSCFGITEQQVRDHAESGACTPRQIASACKAGTDCGGCVRRIQALLGRGACPRRELIDQGAPEPLGAEAPTAAGARGTYGTTGAVPETLPDALPEAA is encoded by the coding sequence GTGTACGTCTGCTCGTGCTTCGGCATCACGGAGCAGCAGGTCCGTGACCACGCGGAATCCGGCGCCTGCACCCCGCGCCAGATAGCCTCCGCCTGCAAGGCCGGCACCGACTGCGGCGGCTGCGTACGCCGCATCCAGGCGCTGCTCGGCCGGGGCGCATGCCCCCGGCGCGAGCTGATCGACCAGGGCGCGCCGGAACCGCTGGGCGCCGAGGCGCCGACCGCCGCCGGAGCGCGCGGAACCTACGGCACGACCGGCGCGGTCCCGGAGACGCTGCCCGACGCCCTGCCGGAAGCGGCCTGA
- the bfr gene encoding bacterioferritin yields the protein MQGDPEVIEFLNEQLTAELTAINQYFLHAKMQENFGWHKLAKYTRHESFDEMKHAEILTDRILFLDGLPNYQRLFHVRVGQTVTEMFQADRQIEVEAIDRLKRGIELMRAKGDITSANIFESILADEEHHIDYLDTQLDLVEKLGEPLYIAQVIEQPDS from the coding sequence ATGCAGGGCGACCCCGAGGTCATCGAATTCCTCAACGAGCAGCTGACCGCCGAGCTGACCGCGATCAACCAGTACTTCCTGCACGCGAAGATGCAGGAGAACTTCGGCTGGCACAAGCTGGCCAAGTACACCCGGCACGAGTCGTTCGACGAGATGAAGCACGCGGAGATCCTCACGGACCGCATTCTCTTCCTGGACGGGCTGCCCAATTACCAGCGGCTCTTCCACGTCCGGGTGGGGCAGACGGTCACCGAGATGTTCCAGGCGGACCGGCAGATCGAGGTGGAGGCGATCGACCGGCTCAAGCGGGGGATCGAGCTGATGCGGGCCAAGGGGGACATCACGTCGGCCAACATTTTCGAGAGCATCCTGGCCGACGAGGAGCACCACATCGACTATCTGGACACCCAGCTCGATCTGGTCGAGAAGCTGGGCGAGCCGCTCTACATCGCCCAGGTCATCGAGCAGCCGGACAGCTGA
- a CDS encoding sulfite oxidase-like oxidoreductase — MGQPESREAEHPQLPPGQRLQRGWPVTHYGPVPKFRPERWEFRAFGATADGDKHCWTHEEFSALPYTTVAADMHCVTKFSMLGAEWGGVSTRTILDLAPPAPDVTHVMVWAEYGFSSNLKLADFADAKCLFATHRSGEPLTAEHGFPVRLIVPHLYAWKGPKWVRGIEYMTADRRGFWEERGYHNLGDPWREQRYSYQEEPGDGPEL, encoded by the coding sequence ATGGGTCAGCCCGAAAGCCGCGAAGCGGAGCATCCTCAGCTGCCTCCGGGGCAGCGACTGCAACGGGGATGGCCGGTCACGCATTACGGCCCGGTGCCGAAATTCCGGCCGGAACGCTGGGAGTTCCGGGCTTTCGGCGCCACCGCGGACGGCGACAAGCACTGCTGGACGCACGAGGAATTCTCGGCGCTGCCCTATACCACCGTGGCCGCCGACATGCACTGCGTCACGAAGTTCAGCATGCTCGGCGCCGAATGGGGCGGCGTGTCCACCCGTACCATCCTCGATCTCGCGCCACCGGCCCCGGATGTCACCCACGTGATGGTGTGGGCCGAATACGGATTCAGTTCGAATCTGAAACTGGCCGATTTCGCCGACGCCAAGTGCCTGTTCGCCACCCACCGCTCCGGCGAACCGCTCACCGCCGAGCACGGCTTCCCGGTCCGGCTGATCGTCCCGCACCTGTACGCCTGGAAAGGGCCCAAATGGGTGCGCGGCATCGAGTACATGACGGCCGACCGCCGCGGCTTCTGGGAGGAGCGCGGCTACCACAACCTGGGTGACCCGTGGCGCGAGCAGCGCTACTCGTACCAGGAGGAGCCGGGGGACGGGCCGGAGCTGTAG
- a CDS encoding DUF4396 domain-containing protein, protein MHQAHDEHEHEHGGHAASGWGAAARATLHCLTGCALGEILGMVVGTALSWHNAPTMVLAVVLAFVFGYALTLRGVLGSGLGLRTAVRVALAADTLSIAVMELIDNGVIALVPGALDAALSDALFWWTLALSLVLAFVVTTPVNRWMISRGKGHAVAHRHH, encoded by the coding sequence ATGCACCAGGCACACGACGAGCACGAGCACGAGCACGGCGGGCACGCGGCGTCCGGCTGGGGCGCCGCGGCCCGCGCCACGCTGCACTGCCTGACCGGCTGCGCCCTCGGCGAGATCCTGGGCATGGTCGTCGGTACGGCCCTGAGCTGGCACAACGCCCCCACGATGGTGCTCGCGGTGGTGCTCGCCTTCGTCTTCGGCTACGCCCTCACACTGCGCGGTGTGCTCGGCTCCGGACTGGGCCTGCGGACCGCCGTACGGGTCGCGCTGGCCGCCGACACGCTGTCCATCGCGGTCATGGAGCTGATCGACAACGGTGTGATCGCGCTCGTCCCCGGAGCGCTGGACGCCGCGCTGTCCGACGCCCTCTTCTGGTGGACGCTGGCCCTGTCACTGGTCCTGGCCTTCGTCGTGACCACGCCGGTGAACCGCTGGATGATCTCCCGCGGCAAGGGACACGCCGTAGCACACCGCCACCACTGA
- a CDS encoding deoxyribonuclease IV has translation MSTSPSPQHARERNPVGSHVPVAGGLAKTGIPYARDIGGEAVQVFVANPRGWATPAGVPQQDEAFREACEQAAIPAYVHAPYLINFGSHNAETVEKSVVSLRHSLLRGRAIGALGVVVHTGSATGGRPRAEALAQVRERVRPLLDELTHDDDPWLLLEPTAGQGASLCALAEDLGPYFDALDRHPKLGVCLDTCHAFAAGHDMAAPGGTKALLDELVDTVGEGRLKLIHANDSKDVVGAHKDRHENIGSGHIGADPFGELFRHPATPGVPLVIETPGGKEGHAADVARLKELRHPA, from the coding sequence GTGAGCACTTCCCCCTCCCCGCAGCACGCCCGTGAGCGCAATCCGGTCGGCAGCCACGTGCCGGTGGCCGGCGGCCTGGCCAAGACCGGCATCCCGTACGCCCGTGACATCGGCGGCGAGGCCGTGCAGGTCTTCGTCGCCAACCCGCGCGGCTGGGCCACCCCGGCCGGTGTCCCGCAGCAGGACGAGGCGTTCCGGGAAGCGTGCGAGCAGGCGGCGATCCCGGCGTACGTGCACGCCCCCTACCTGATCAACTTCGGCTCGCACAACGCGGAGACGGTCGAGAAGTCCGTGGTCTCGCTGCGCCACTCGCTGCTGCGCGGCCGGGCGATCGGCGCGCTGGGCGTGGTGGTGCACACCGGCTCGGCGACCGGCGGACGGCCGCGCGCGGAGGCGCTGGCGCAGGTACGCGAGCGGGTGCGCCCGCTGCTGGACGAGCTGACGCACGACGACGACCCGTGGCTGCTGCTGGAGCCGACGGCGGGGCAGGGCGCGTCGCTGTGCGCGCTGGCCGAGGACCTGGGCCCGTACTTCGACGCGCTGGACCGGCACCCGAAGCTGGGCGTCTGCCTGGACACCTGCCACGCCTTCGCGGCCGGGCACGACATGGCGGCGCCCGGCGGGACGAAGGCGCTGCTGGACGAGCTGGTCGACACGGTGGGCGAGGGACGGCTGAAACTGATCCACGCCAACGACTCCAAGGACGTCGTCGGCGCCCACAAGGACCGCCACGAGAACATCGGCTCCGGGCACATCGGCGCGGACCCGTTCGGCGAGCTGTTCCGGCACCCGGCCACGCCGGGCGTGCCGCTGGTGATCGAGACACCGGGCGGCAAGGAGGGCCACGCGGCGGACGTGGCGCGCCTGAAGGAGCTGCGGCACCCGGCCTGA